The Colletotrichum lupini strain CBS 119142 culture-collection CBS:119142 mitochondrion, complete genome region TGATTAACCGAACTGGATGAAGCCGCTGAAGATCCCTGAAGGCTAGCTAATAAATTCCGTACATATTCTGTCTTTCCCTCCTCCAGCTCTTGCCCCTTAGGTGTATTTAGTAACTGTTTAAAATAATAAATCCCAGTCATAGCATCTGTATGTAATTTGCTATTCGGATCAGGCACATTAGTCACAACGGGAATATTCGCTTGTCTAGTACGCCGAGTAGAAATAGCATTAGTAGATTCTACATGATCTACTCCCTCATCGTCAGATAAGTTCCGGTTGTCTTCCATGGGTAAATCACGGTTGTCATCCGTTCTTAGCTGAGAAGTGCTACTAAAGGATTTATTTTGAAAACCATTAAGGTGAAATGGACTAAATAACACATAACTAGGGCAAACAGCAGAAATAAACTTAGATTTAGTGTAAGTAGATAATCTTTTCTTTATTGTTATTTTACTGTACCTTTTTCTAATAATAGCCTGGTAACAGTAAATAAGAAAAGAATGTTCCGATACGCCGGCTATAACTGGTACAAGAACACTACTTATTGCGACAAAAGTCAAGATAAGAAATTTTCTAAACTTACTGATTCAATTACTATAGGCATAGAAGAATGTAATATTCCACATATTTCAGAACATTGTCCGTAGAATACACCAGATCTGTTAATAAATGCAGAAACTTGATTTAATCTACCAGGGTATGCATCACATTTTATACCTAAAGCAGGAGCAGCATAAGAATGTATAACGTCTCCAGAAGTTATAACAAATCTTATATGTGTTTCTTCAGGTACAATTACTCTGTTATCAACTTCTAACATTCTTAAAGCACCTTCCTCTAAGTCAGATTCTGGCACGATATATGAATCAAATTCTATAAATTCGTCACTAGAATCTAAGAAGTCTGGATATTGGTAACTTCAGTATCATTGATGACCTTCTACTGAAATAGTCATTGAAGGGTCATTAACTTCATCCATTAAATATAATAATTTAAATGAAGGGAATGCAATTAATATTAATATTATAGCAGGTGTTATAGTTCATATTAATTCTATTAAAGTACCGTGATTTAAATATTTATGAGCAATAGGTGATTTAGTTTCTACAAAGTATCTTACTATAGAAAATAATACTCATCCTACAGCAAATAATATTAATACTAAATAGTACATAATATTATCATGTAATTCTACTAACCCTTCCATTTGAGGAGTAGCACTGTCTTGGAAATAAATCCCTCACGCGTGTGGGGCATCTAAGTTATAAACTAAGCTTTTTATAACTAAATTCATATATATATATGAAGTTTACGTACTTTACCATATTTTTCATATTTATATACGCTACCCACTTTAAAAAAGTAGAAGTAGTTATACGTATTACCGCGACTGCTGGCACGTATAGTAGTAAAGACTACGGACTACAAATAGAATATACCCTATTATATGAAATGGAACTAGTCGAATGGGGAATCCCTGTTAAATTAGATTAAGCTACGTAAAGTAATAAGAAAGCCATCATTAAAGCGAATAAACCTGTAGCTTCAGAAAAAGCAAATCCTAGTATAGCATATGAGAATAATTGACCTCTCATAGAAGGGTTTCTTGCTACACCTAAAATTAAAGCTCCGAAAACTACACCTATTCCTACTCCTGCTCCTATTAACCCTGTTGTAGCTAAACCTGTTCCTATTATTTTTGCAACTTGTATCATGTATTATATATATATATAATAGTTCCTTGTAGTGCCGTTATATAAGGCAGAAGACTGTATTACTAATCGTTTTGTAATTTTGAAGATTTAGGCTTAAACCACGAATTTGTAGAACGAAAGTAAAGGAATTTACTTTTAGTTTAAAGATAAGAACGGAAGGGGTTCTTTTATCTTTGTAGGTTACGCATATTTATTATAAGTTTTATAACAAATATGCTTAGGATTTATTGGATTCGAACCAATATCATAATGATTAAAAGTCATATGTATTCACCATTATACTAAAATCCCTTTTATTTTTTTATTTAACTAAGAATTATCCCTTGCTAAGGTATCGGCCTTGTTCGGCCAGTCAGCTAGCGAGAATTTCCTTATGTTATCGGGCGACTACGTACATCTTAAGTTAATTTTGAGAATAAGTGTTTACAAAAGAATTCGATTTATATGAATCAACAACAGATTGTCTACTATCTATTTTTAATGCATTTTTACCTAATTCAAATACAAATCCCACAGTAATAATACCAGTAAATATAAGCATAATTATTAATCCGTATATACCATTATCGTATTCACTAACACCAAATGGATATATAACTAAAATCTCTA contains the following coding sequences:
- the cox2 gene encoding cytochrome c oxidase subunit II: MNLVIKSLVYNLDAPHAWGIYFQDSATPQMEGLVELHDNIMYYLVLILFAVGWVLFSIVRYFVETKSPIAHKYLNHGTLIELIWTITPAIILILIAFPSFKLLYLMDEVNDPSMTISVEGHQWYWSYQYPDFLDSSDEFIEFDSYIVPESDLEEGALRMLEVDNRVIVPEETHIRFVITSGDVIHSYAAPALGIKCDAYPGRLNQVSAFINRSGVFYGQCSEICGILHSSMPIVIESVSLENFLSWLLSQ
- the atp9 gene encoding ATP synthase subunit 9; protein product: MIQVAKIIGTGLATTGLIGAGVGIGVVFGALILGVARNPSMRGQLFSYAILGFAFSEATGLFALMMAFLLLYVA
- the nad3 gene encoding NADH dehydrogenase subunit 3 — encoded protein: MSSMTFFFVFVLILTFLFLVLNFVLAPHNPYQEKYSIFECGFHSFLGQNRTQFGIKFFIFALVYLLLDLEILVIYPFGVSEYDNGIYGLIIMLIFTGIITVGFVFELGKNALKIDSRQSVVDSYKSNSFVNTYSQN